The Candidatus Polarisedimenticolia bacterium genome window below encodes:
- the tgt gene encoding tRNA guanosine(34) transglycosylase Tgt, with product MFFQVTTADPASRARCGLLQTRHGAVATPAFMPVGTAGSVKGMEPQDLEAMGYRLILANAYHLLLRPGPETVARLGGLHRFMGWSGSILTDSGGFQVYSLAQRRRLDEDGVEFSSHLDGSRFRLTPERSAAIQRDLGSDLVMPLDDCPPYPADRERLEVSLARTLAWARRSLEEPLGAGQRRFGIVQGGVHADLRARGAEEIGALPFDGFAVGGIGVGEPPELATEVAADTAIRLPAEAPRYVMGVGVPGQMIDLIAAGIDLFDCVLPTRNARNGTLFTSAGRINIKRREYREDPRPLDPLCACRTCTRYSRAYLRHLFVCGEILASTLNTLHNLTYFAGLMQRARSAIAAGRLEAFRRAAEFTQAPEREDPAGD from the coding sequence ATGTTCTTTCAGGTCACCACCGCCGATCCCGCGAGCCGGGCGCGCTGCGGTCTGCTGCAGACGCGCCACGGTGCCGTCGCCACGCCGGCCTTCATGCCGGTGGGGACGGCCGGGAGCGTCAAGGGGATGGAGCCGCAAGACCTGGAGGCGATGGGCTATCGCCTCATCCTGGCCAATGCCTATCATCTTCTGCTGCGGCCCGGCCCCGAGACGGTCGCGCGGCTGGGAGGGTTGCACCGCTTCATGGGCTGGTCCGGATCCATCCTGACCGACAGCGGCGGGTTCCAGGTCTACAGTCTGGCGCAGCGCCGCCGCTTGGACGAGGACGGGGTCGAATTCTCCAGCCATCTCGACGGCTCCCGCTTCCGCCTGACACCGGAGCGCAGCGCGGCGATCCAGCGCGACCTGGGATCCGATCTGGTCATGCCGCTGGACGACTGCCCGCCTTACCCGGCCGATCGGGAGCGCCTCGAGGTTTCGCTCGCGCGGACGCTCGCCTGGGCGCGCCGCAGCCTCGAAGAGCCGCTCGGCGCGGGACAGCGGCGGTTCGGCATCGTGCAGGGAGGGGTGCACGCCGACCTGCGGGCGCGCGGGGCCGAGGAGATCGGCGCGCTGCCTTTCGACGGGTTCGCCGTCGGTGGAATCGGGGTGGGCGAGCCCCCGGAGCTGGCGACCGAGGTCGCGGCGGATACGGCGATCCGGCTGCCGGCGGAAGCACCGCGTTACGTGATGGGCGTCGGCGTCCCGGGTCAGATGATCGATCTGATCGCCGCAGGGATCGACCTGTTCGACTGCGTCCTGCCGACGCGTAACGCCCGTAACGGCACCCTGTTCACCTCCGCCGGCCGCATCAACATCAAGCGCCGCGAGTACCGCGAGGATCCCCGTCCCCTGGATCCGTTGTGCGCCTGCCGCACCTGCACGCGCTACTCGCGCGCCTACCTGCGCCACCTTTTCGTCTGCGGCGAGATCCTGGCGTCCACCCTCAACACGCTGCACAACCTGACCTATTTCGCCGGATTGATGCAGCGGGCACGCTCGGCCATCGCCGCGGGCCGGCTCGAGGCTTTCCGGCGCGCCGCCGAGTTCACCCAGGCCCCGGAGCGCGAGGATCCCGCCGGCGATTGA
- the queC gene encoding 7-cyano-7-deazaguanine synthase QueC: MAGDRDLAVALVSGGMDSAVVAAMVCRDHEPAFLHLDYGQRTEARERRAFEAIADHYKVERRLVSRVDPLAAAGGSSLTDVSMPLSESRGGPSVIPTTYVPFRNTHFLSAAVSWGEVLGARWIYYGAVEEDSSGYPDCRERYIEAFNRLIEAGTRPETRLTVVAPLVHLRKAEIVREGMRLSAPFHLTWSCYGEQERACGECESCRLRLKGFREAGIEDPIPYRGGA, from the coding sequence ATGGCCGGCGATCGGGACCTGGCGGTGGCGCTGGTCAGCGGCGGGATGGACTCGGCCGTGGTGGCCGCGATGGTCTGCCGCGATCACGAGCCGGCTTTCCTGCACCTGGATTACGGGCAGCGGACCGAAGCGCGCGAGCGCCGGGCCTTCGAGGCGATCGCCGACCACTACAAAGTCGAGCGCCGCCTCGTCTCCCGCGTCGATCCGCTCGCAGCCGCGGGGGGATCGTCGCTCACCGACGTCTCGATGCCGCTGTCCGAATCGCGCGGCGGCCCCTCCGTGATTCCCACCACCTACGTCCCTTTCCGCAACACCCACTTCCTCTCCGCCGCAGTCTCCTGGGGCGAGGTCCTTGGGGCCCGCTGGATCTACTACGGCGCGGTCGAAGAGGACAGCTCAGGCTATCCCGACTGCCGCGAGCGCTACATCGAAGCTTTCAACCGGCTCATCGAGGCGGGGACGCGACCGGAGACCCGGCTGACGGTGGTCGCGCCGCTCGTCCACTTGCGCAAGGCGGAGATCGTGCGGGAGGGAATGCGGCTGAGCGCTCCGTTCCACCTGACCTGGTCCTGCTACGGAGAGCAGGAGCGGGCGTGCGGCGAATGCGAGTCGTGCCGCCTGCGGCTCAAAGGCTTCCGCGAGGCGGGAATCGAAGACCCGATCCCGTACCGGGGCGGCGCGTGA
- the queA gene encoding tRNA preQ1(34) S-adenosylmethionine ribosyltransferase-isomerase QueA encodes MREDETRLEYYDYLLPEHAIAQEPASPRDASRLLVLDRAAGTSRHLQFADLPDLMSERDLLVLNDTRVFPARLRGRKPTGGAVEFLLTRPLGDGCWEALCNATRELRRGARIEFPGLAAEIEGRQGEGIVLRFPGEAEVESLLERSGEMPLPPYIRRPAGEVDGAFDRERYQTIYARQRGAVAAPTAGLHFTHELLARLETQGVRRCFVTLHVGPGTFLPVRVDDARQHRVLPEPFVLSDATLQAIDATRRRGGRVVAVGTTVARVLEHAALRGIRQGAEGECDLTILPGHRFLNVDALITNFHLPRSTLLLLVAAFAGRERILAAYEDALERGYRFYSYGDAMLIL; translated from the coding sequence GTGAGGGAAGACGAGACGCGGCTGGAGTACTACGACTATCTGCTGCCGGAGCACGCCATCGCGCAGGAACCGGCATCACCGCGCGATGCCTCCCGGCTCCTGGTCCTCGACCGCGCTGCCGGCACGAGCCGGCACCTGCAGTTCGCGGATCTTCCCGATCTCATGAGCGAGCGGGACCTCCTGGTCCTCAACGACACGCGCGTCTTCCCGGCCCGCCTGCGCGGCCGCAAGCCGACGGGGGGAGCGGTCGAGTTCCTGCTGACGCGGCCGCTGGGGGACGGATGCTGGGAGGCGCTGTGCAACGCGACCCGCGAGCTGCGGAGAGGCGCGAGGATCGAGTTCCCCGGCCTGGCGGCGGAGATCGAAGGGAGGCAGGGGGAAGGGATCGTGCTGCGCTTCCCCGGGGAAGCCGAAGTGGAGAGCCTGCTGGAGCGCTCGGGAGAGATGCCCCTGCCGCCTTATATCCGGCGCCCGGCCGGAGAGGTGGACGGTGCTTTCGACCGCGAGCGCTACCAGACGATCTACGCCCGGCAGAGGGGAGCCGTGGCCGCCCCGACGGCCGGCCTGCATTTCACCCATGAGCTCCTGGCGCGCCTGGAGACGCAAGGGGTCAGGCGCTGCTTCGTCACATTGCACGTGGGTCCCGGGACTTTCCTCCCGGTACGGGTTGATGACGCACGCCAGCACCGCGTGCTGCCAGAGCCCTTCGTCCTGAGCGACGCGACGCTGCAGGCGATCGACGCCACGCGCCGCCGTGGCGGCCGCGTGGTGGCGGTGGGGACGACCGTGGCCCGGGTCCTGGAGCATGCGGCACTGCGCGGCATCAGGCAGGGGGCGGAAGGGGAGTGCGATCTCACCATTCTCCCCGGGCATCGCTTCCTCAACGTGGACGCCCTGATTACCAACTTTCATCTGCCGCGCTCCACGTTGCTGCTGCTGGTCGCCGCCTTTGCCGGCCGCGAGCGCATCCTGGCCGCCTATGAAGACGCCCTCGAGCGCGGCTATCGCTTTTACAGCTACGGCGACGCCATGCTGATCCTCTGA
- a CDS encoding UDP-2,3-diacylglucosamine diphosphatase, whose translation MNSILFLGDAHLRDGDPELQAFLRFLQDAPSHAAALYLMGDLFDLWVGSPAFLTECHHRVLEALRRLRAAGMDLVYVEGNRDYRLGRLFESDPFRSVVREKTEITFGGRRIHLAHGDLVNRADRQYRFWRRVAKGPLLLGVLETLPSGAARRLATRLERDMARTNQRHRERFPEEECRRYALEVRRLGADMMVLGHFHQEMRLSYAGAEGSIEVFVLPAWREAHRLLVLRDDGEVAFEALGAGG comes from the coding sequence ATGAACTCGATCCTCTTCCTGGGGGACGCGCACCTCCGGGACGGCGATCCCGAGCTGCAAGCCTTCCTGCGGTTCCTGCAAGACGCTCCCTCGCACGCCGCCGCGCTCTACCTGATGGGCGATCTCTTCGATCTCTGGGTCGGCTCCCCGGCCTTTCTCACCGAATGCCACCATCGCGTTCTCGAGGCGCTGCGCCGGCTGCGCGCCGCCGGCATGGACCTCGTCTACGTCGAAGGGAACCGCGACTACCGACTCGGCCGACTTTTCGAGAGTGATCCCTTCCGTAGCGTGGTCCGCGAGAAGACCGAGATCACCTTCGGCGGACGGCGCATCCACCTGGCCCACGGCGACCTGGTGAACCGGGCCGATCGGCAATACCGTTTCTGGCGCCGCGTCGCCAAGGGCCCGCTGCTGCTGGGGGTCCTGGAAACTCTCCCCTCCGGCGCGGCACGCCGGCTCGCGACCCGGCTGGAGCGCGACATGGCCCGGACGAACCAGCGGCACCGCGAGCGCTTTCCGGAAGAGGAGTGCCGGCGCTACGCCCTGGAAGTGCGCCGGCTCGGGGCCGACATGATGGTGCTGGGACACTTCCACCAGGAGATGCGCCTCTCCTACGCCGGGGCCGAAGGATCGATCGAGGTTTTCGTGCTCCCAGCGTGGCGCGAGGCGCACCGATTGCTGGTCTTGCGGGACGACGGGGAGGTCGCCTTCGAAGCGCTCGGAGCCGGCGGATGA